One Candidatus Symbiobacter mobilis CR genomic window, TTTTTAATAAATATTTCTACATAAAAAAGGCAGTCACGATGAAGGAATAGATTTAATAGTCACTGAATATTATAAAACAGATATTGTTTTGGTTTCAATTACAAGCATTGTACAATGCAAGCTATATCGAGATCAAGCTCCAGTATCAGATATTCGTGACTTCTTTGGTGTTATGGTTTCAAGGACTGCCACGGGGTATTTTTTACAACATCAACACTATCAAATCAAGCGATTAATAAATTTCCCCCTCTGGCTAATTCATCCTCTCACGCAAATAAGCTACATGTTGTTTCGGGAAGGGAATTAAAAAAATTATTAAACATCTGTCAGCCCATGGCTTCTGAAAGAATCGACGCGTACTCCACCCAAACACAAATTGATAATGAATTTTTTTACGGCGAACGCAAGAAAGCAAAAGAAATTATGCACAAAATGCCGCCCAAACAAGAAAGCCTCTTCTAATATCTGTTTACGCATACGCGACACCTTGTTGTCGAGCGGGATGCCGCGCTGAAGCACGTCGCCCGTTCTTGTGACGTTTTGCATAGAAGCAATGAGGAGCCATGAAACCAATCCGGATTTACCTAGACATGTGCTGTCTACAGCGCCCAATGGATGATCAAGCCCATATGCGCATTCATATCGAAGCTGAAGCCATTCTTGGCATATTAGCTTGGTGTGAAGCTGGAAACGCGGACTTATTAAACTCCGTTGCCTTGGAATATGAAGCTGACCACAACCCTCATCCGTCAAGAAAGGCTTTTGTTCAAGAAGTCTTGTCAAAAAGCGTTTTTACCGTTCAGGCTACGGACTCTGTAAAACAACGTACTCAACACTTCGGAAAATTTGGAATCAAAGTATTAGATTCGTTACATCTTGCTTGCGCGGTAGAAGCGAAAGCAACTTATTTTTGCACTTGCGATGACCGTTTTCTTAGGCGAGCAAAGCAGATGAATACTAAAACAACAAAGGTAGTTTCCCCTTTGGAACTTATCGAGGGAATTGAACCATGACCATCCCAGCAATACCTTTACAAGAAATTACCAATCAGGCCCTTCATATTCTTGCAAAAGAAATGGGAGCGGCTAATACTATGCGTTTTCTAGGCCAGTTTTCTACTGGTACTGGAAATTATACTGAGGAAAGAGAATATCTTTTCGGCCAACTTACCTTGGATGATGTTCTTGCTGAGATAGGAGAAAAAAGCGGCAAGACCCAAGCCTAAGTGTGGCTTGCCGAACGTCTCGAAATGTTGGGATATCCATCCCATCATTCAACCAAAATTCCGACATTGGACGCGCCCGAGTGTGCTGCTGGCGGCGCGTCCAACTGAGGAATCTAGGTTCATTCATCACACGAAATCACCGCACGCCCAGACACCCCCCTCCCCTCACGCACCCAAAAACTGCGTCTTGTTCCCCAGCCACCGTTGTTCGTGCGCCTGGGCTGCTTCGGGGTTGTGGGTGAGAAGGTGGCGGGCGGTGTGGCGTGCCCAGTCGAGCACATCGGCGTTGTCGCGCAGGTCGGCAAAGCGCAGCAGCATCGCGCCGGATTGGCGCAGCCCGAGGAATTCGCCGGGGCCGCGTATCTCCAAATCCCGCTGGGCGATGGCAAACCCGTCCTGGCACTGCGCCATGGCCTGGAGCCGGTCACGTGCGCCTTCGCCCAGCTTGCCGCCTTCTTCTGCAGCGTAGAGCAGCACGCAGGCCGAAGCAGCCTGCCCGCGCCCCACCCTTCCGCGCAATTGATGGAGCTGGGATAGGCCGAAGCGCTGGGCGTTCTCGACGATCATCAGACTGGCATTGGGAACATCCACGCCGACTTCGATGACCGTCGTGCTGACCAGCAGCCCCATCGTCCCGGCAACAAATTCCTGCATAACCATGCGCTTCTCGGCAGGGGACATACGCGAATGCAGCAGCCCCACGCGCACCCCCGGCATAGCGGCGCAGAGTTCCGCATGGGTCTGGGTGGCATTGGAAAGGTCAAGCGCCTCGCTCTCCTCGATCAGCGGGCACACCCAGTACGCCTGCCTTCCCGATTCGACGGCGATGCGCACGCGCTCGATCACCTGCCCCCGGCGTGCGGCGTGGACGAGCCTGGTCACGACCGGCGTTCGGCCTGGGGGCAGTTCGTCGATCGTCGAAACGTCGAGGTCTGCCCAATAACTCATCGCCAGCGTGCGAGGGATCGGCGTTGCGGTCATCATCAGCAAATGGGGTTGCAGAGGGGGCTGCAGAGGAGATGTACTGTCTCCACCGTCGCCCACGGTAGCCGTCTTGTTGCGCAGCTTCCAGCGCTGTTCGACGCCGAAACGGTGCTGTTCGTCGATGATCGCCAGCCCCAACCGCGCAAAGCGCACGGTGTCTTGCACCATGGCGTGCGTTCCCACAGCGAGCTGCGCCTGGCCGCTGGCGATGGCGTCGAGCGCGGCGTGACGCTGCCGTTTGCCCTGCCCCCCCATCAGCCACGCCACCTGCACCCCCAGCGGTTGAAGCCACGCAACGAGTTTGGCGATGTGCTGGGTCGCGAGGATTTCAGTCGGCGCCATCAGCGCGCATTGCCAACCCGCATCGATGGCAATGCACGCGGCCATGGCGGCGACGATGGTCTTGCCGGAACCGACGTCACCTTGCAGCAGGCGATGCATCGGCGCACGGCGCCGCAGATCGTCGGCAATTTCCGCACAGACGCGGCGTTGCGCGGCGGTCAGCCCAAAAGGCAAGGCAGCCAGCAGGCGCTCTTGCAACGTGCCGCCGGCCAGCGTCGGCGCACGCTGGCGCTCCCGCTCGGCACGCGAACGCTGTTGGGCGATTTGCTGCGCGAGCAATTCCTCCGCCTGGAGCCTGCGCCACGCCGGGTGCGTGCGCTGCGGCGGGTGCGTGCGCTGCGGCGGCGGACCGGGTGGGGGGTGATGCAACAAAGCGAGCGCGGCGCGCAACGTCCACGCGGGGTCGATTCCCGCTTCCTCCCAACACTGCGGGGGCACGAATTCGTCGAGCACGGCGGCTTGCAGGCCCCCGTCGATGGCTTTGCGCAAATACGCCTGCGGCAGCCCTGCGGTGCTGGGATAGACGGGGGTCAGCGTTGCAGGCAGCGTCCCCCCGGCGGGCTGGAAGGCCGGGTGCAGCATCGTCCACCCGGCAAAACCGCCTTTGACCTCGCCACGAACGCGAATCTTCTGCCCCACGGCCAATGCACGCTGCATCCCGGGGGTGAAAGAAAAAAACCGCAGCAGACACGTTCCCGTTCCGTCGTCAAGCGTCACGAGCAACTGCCGACCTGCGCGCACCTCGGTGGCACGGATCTGGCCTTCGATCTGGGCTGTTTGCCCCTCCCGCACGGTGCGCAGGGTATACAGGCAGGTTTCGTCCTCGTAGCGCAGCGGCAGGTGCAGGGCCAGGTCGATGGGACGCACCAGCCCGAGTTTGTGCAGCGCCCGCTGGGGGCCGGAACGCGGCGTCATTGCGACTTCCATCGCTCCCACAACCTGTAGCAAACGCTGGCCCCAACGCTAGGCATTGGGGCACCACGCCAAACCGTCAGCCCATCCCGAAAGCGCATGGATTGGTTGGGGTCAACGCAAATGCTGCCCCACCAACCCGGCAATCTCGAACATGTGGACCTGGGGTTTGCCAAAGACTGCTTGCAGCTTGTCGTCGGCGCGAATGGTGCGGCGGTCTGCGGGGTCCTGAAGCTGCTGGGCCTTGATGTAGTCCCAGAGTTTTTTGATGACCTGCGTGCGGACGACAGGCTCCGCGCCGATGACTGCGGCCAGCTCCGCGCTGGGGGTCGATCCTGCTGCGGAGGGAGCAGATCGGGGAGCGCGCGCCTTGGCGGCGGGTTGGGTGGCGCTCGCCGTTCTTGTGGCCGGGGTTGCTTTTGCCCCTTTTGTGACTTTGGTGGCTTGGGTCGCTTGGGTCGCTTTTGTCGTTCTTGTGGTCTTCGTTGCCCTCGTTGCGACTGTGGCTGCTGTCGCTCCGGTCGCTCCCGTGGCCTTTGCAGCCGCTGCGGTGCGGGCGCGGGAGGATGCAACCCCCTTCTTGGGCACGGTGAACTCGAATGTCACCTTGTCCTGCTGGGCGTCCCACACCAGCGCGGCCTGGAAAGGACGGCGAGTGCGTGCGCTGACAAAGCGCTGCAATACGTCGGTGCGCCCACCGGCCAGGAGCTTGCGCATCTGCACGGGTTCCACCGCCTGTTGCAAGATCGTCTTGCCACTGCGGAACGTACACGCTTGCCCAACCTGTTCCTGCGAGGGCACGGCCTTTTCGCAGACG contains:
- a CDS encoding restriction endonuclease; its protein translation is MFLHKKGSHDEGIDLIVTEYYKTDIVLVSITSIVQCKLYRDQAPVSDIRDFFGVMVSRTATGYFLQHQHYQIKRLINFPLWLIHPLTQISYMLFREGN
- a CDS encoding PIN domain-containing protein, giving the protein MKPIRIYLDMCCLQRPMDDQAHMRIHIEAEAILGILAWCEAGNADLLNSVALEYEADHNPHPSRKAFVQEVLSKSVFTVQATDSVKQRTQHFGKFGIKVLDSLHLACAVEAKATYFCTCDDRFLRRAKQMNTKTTKVVSPLELIEGIEP
- the recG gene encoding ATP-dependent DNA helicase RecG encodes the protein MTPRSGPQRALHKLGLVRPIDLALHLPLRYEDETCLYTLRTVREGQTAQIEGQIRATEVRAGRQLLVTLDDGTGTCLLRFFSFTPGMQRALAVGQKIRVRGEVKGGFAGWTMLHPAFQPAGGTLPATLTPVYPSTAGLPQAYLRKAIDGGLQAAVLDEFVPPQCWEEAGIDPAWTLRAALALLHHPPPGPPPQRTHPPQRTHPAWRRLQAEELLAQQIAQQRSRAERERQRAPTLAGGTLQERLLAALPFGLTAAQRRVCAEIADDLRRRAPMHRLLQGDVGSGKTIVAAMAACIAIDAGWQCALMAPTEILATQHIAKLVAWLQPLGVQVAWLMGGQGKRQRHAALDAIASGQAQLAVGTHAMVQDTVRFARLGLAIIDEQHRFGVEQRWKLRNKTATVGDGGDSTSPLQPPLQPHLLMMTATPIPRTLAMSYWADLDVSTIDELPPGRTPVVTRLVHAARRGQVIERVRIAVESGRQAYWVCPLIEESEALDLSNATQTHAELCAAMPGVRVGLLHSRMSPAEKRMVMQEFVAGTMGLLVSTTVIEVGVDVPNASLMIVENAQRFGLSQLHQLRGRVGRGQAASACVLLYAAEEGGKLGEGARDRLQAMAQCQDGFAIAQRDLEIRGPGEFLGLRQSGAMLLRFADLRDNADVLDWARHTARHLLTHNPEAAQAHEQRWLGNKTQFLGA